The Humulus lupulus chromosome 3, drHumLupu1.1, whole genome shotgun sequence genome window below encodes:
- the LOC133824265 gene encoding uncharacterized protein LOC133824265, whose protein sequence is MVKLKRLTHVLRKFNKWEIGDVEHKFQVAKESYNHAQYQLQQDPHSAEFQAEEQKAFVNLVQHSRFYDSYLRQRSKVNWLKFGDDNTTYFHACLKQRKESNRITSFVTDTRQIIEKYEDVVAHFLHHFRSILGSQSKTSSPIQKECFMHGNILSLEQQLVLIKPFSKKDVKNAMFSIGSIKSPGPDGYGSGFFKAVWNEIGGHILDAILGFFQQGSLPKGLNNAVTPRLPRDTRR, encoded by the coding sequence ATGGTGAAACTGAAGAGGCTCACTCATGTTCTGAGAAAGTTTAATAAGTGGGAGATTGGTGATGTTGAACACAAGTTTCAGGTAGCTAAAGagagttacaatcatgctcaatACCAGCTTCAGCAAGATCCTCATTCAGCTGAGTTTCAAGCTGAGGAACAGAAAGCTTTTGTTAATTTGGTTCAGCATTCCAGGTTCTATGACAGTTACCTTAGACAAAGAAGCAAAGTCAACTGGCTCAAATTTGGAGATGATAATACAACATATTTTCATGCTTGTTTGAAACAGAGAAAGGAGTCAAATCGAATAACCTCTTTTGTTACTGATACTAGACAGATCATAGAGAAGTATGAGGATGTAGTGGCTCATTTTTTACATCATTTTCGGAGTATTTTGGGTAGTCAAAGTAAGACTTCGAGTCCTATTCAAAAGGAGTGTTTTATGCATGGTAACATCTTATCTTTAGAGCAACAACTGGTTTTAATAAAGCCATTTTCTAAGAAGGATGTTAAAAATGCTATGTTTAGTATTGGTTCAATTAAGAGTCCGGGTCCGGATGGTTATGGTTCGGGTTTTTTCAAAGCAGTGTGGAATGAGATTGGTGGTCATATTTTAGATGCAATTCTGGGATTCTTTCAGCAGGGTTCGCTGCCTAAAGGCCTCAATAATGCTGTCACGCCCCGGCTGCCCCGGGACACGCGACGGTGA